A genome region from Pseudomonas pergaminensis includes the following:
- the moaC gene encoding cyclic pyranopterin monophosphate synthase MoaC, translated as MLTHLDSQGRAHMVDVTDKSVTFREAVAEARVRMLPETLKMIVDGAHPKGDVFAVARIAGIQAAKKTSDLIPLCHPLMLTGVKVELSADGVDAVHILARCKLSGQTGVEMEALTAASVAALTIYDMCKAVDRGMTIESIRLLEKLGGKSGHFKADQA; from the coding sequence GTGCTGACTCATCTCGATTCCCAAGGCCGCGCCCATATGGTCGACGTCACCGACAAGTCCGTGACCTTCCGTGAGGCGGTGGCTGAAGCGCGTGTGCGCATGCTACCCGAGACCCTGAAAATGATTGTCGACGGCGCCCACCCCAAGGGCGACGTGTTTGCCGTGGCCCGTATTGCCGGAATCCAGGCGGCGAAAAAAACCAGCGACTTGATCCCCCTGTGCCACCCGCTGATGCTCACGGGCGTCAAGGTCGAGCTGAGTGCCGATGGCGTGGACGCTGTGCACATCCTGGCGCGCTGCAAACTCTCCGGCCAGACCGGCGTGGAGATGGAAGCCCTCACCGCCGCCAGCGTCGCGGCATTGACAATCTACGACATGTGCAAGGCCGTGGATCGCGGTATGACCATCGAAAGCATTCGCCTGCTGGAAAAGCTCGGCGGTAAAAGCGGGCACTTCAAGGCGGACCAGGCATGA
- the moaD gene encoding molybdopterin converting factor subunit 1 translates to MSINVLFFARYAEAVGFDSLEMEGDFATVEAVRLALASDPEFAVLNESSLMCARNEELCGLDEPVQAGDEVAFFPPVTGG, encoded by the coding sequence ATGAGTATCAACGTATTGTTTTTTGCGCGTTACGCCGAAGCGGTGGGCTTTGACTCGCTGGAGATGGAAGGCGATTTCGCCACTGTCGAGGCTGTGCGCCTGGCCCTTGCCAGTGATCCGGAGTTCGCGGTGCTCAACGAGAGCAGCCTCATGTGCGCGCGCAACGAGGAATTGTGTGGTCTCGATGAGCCGGTGCAAGCCGGTGATGAAGTGGCCTTTTTCCCGCCCGTGACCGGAGGCTGA
- a CDS encoding alginate biosynthesis protein Alg44: MNSQVNANVVHESEAQRQHARVKIPAKLRFFNTDRTQTEARVIDLSAGGLAFTATQPLTVGEVHKGRLQFVIDNLGLAMDVELQIRSYDRQTGRTGCQFQNLEQQDISTLRHLITSHLSGDIVTMGDVLATLQRDNFTKARKVKDGGSNMSAFGRLRAVTFSLAIFLVGLAAFGFVFKSVYGMYFVSHAQAGLVSVPGMNVTMPRDGTVQSLLKGDGIAAKGAPLATFSTSMLDVLKGHLDEDQLQPAKVEELFGKQMTGTLTSPCDCVVAQQMVADGQYANKGDVIFQLVPRGSLANVEARFTYRQFADVRPGTPVTFQVADEEQIRTGTIVSSTSLNSADLSSDIRVQIKPDAPLDSTYAGRPVEVTSDRGPSLNWLIDKAMAHGL, encoded by the coding sequence ATGAACAGCCAAGTAAATGCCAATGTTGTCCACGAATCCGAAGCCCAGCGCCAACATGCCCGCGTAAAAATCCCGGCCAAGCTGCGCTTCTTCAACACCGACCGTACCCAGACCGAAGCACGGGTGATCGACCTGTCCGCCGGCGGCCTGGCGTTCACCGCCACCCAGCCATTGACCGTGGGTGAAGTGCACAAGGGTCGCCTGCAGTTCGTCATCGACAACCTCGGCCTGGCCATGGACGTGGAACTGCAGATCCGCTCCTACGACCGCCAGACAGGTCGCACCGGTTGCCAGTTCCAGAACCTGGAACAGCAGGATATTTCCACCCTGCGCCACCTGATCACCTCGCACCTGTCCGGTGACATCGTGACCATGGGCGACGTGCTGGCGACCCTGCAACGCGACAACTTCACCAAGGCGCGCAAGGTCAAGGACGGCGGCAGCAACATGAGCGCCTTCGGCCGCCTGCGCGCCGTGACGTTCAGCCTGGCGATCTTCCTGGTCGGCCTCGCGGCGTTCGGTTTTGTCTTCAAGTCGGTGTACGGCATGTACTTCGTCAGCCACGCCCAGGCAGGCCTGGTCAGCGTACCGGGCATGAACGTGACCATGCCGCGCGACGGCACTGTGCAAAGCCTGCTCAAGGGTGACGGGATCGCTGCCAAAGGCGCGCCACTGGCGACCTTCAGCACCAGCATGCTCGATGTGCTCAAGGGCCACCTGGACGAAGACCAACTGCAACCGGCCAAGGTTGAAGAGCTGTTCGGCAAGCAAATGACCGGCACCCTGACGTCGCCCTGCGATTGCGTGGTGGCCCAGCAAATGGTCGCCGACGGTCAGTACGCCAACAAAGGCGACGTGATCTTCCAACTGGTACCACGCGGCAGCCTGGCCAACGTTGAAGCACGCTTTACCTACCGCCAGTTCGCCGACGTTCGCCCAGGTACACCGGTGACCTTCCAGGTGGCCGACGAAGAACAGATCCGCACCGGCACCATCGTCAGCAGCACCAGCCTGAACAGCGCCGACCTGTCCTCCGATATCCGCGTGCAGATCAAGCCTGACGCACCGCTGGACAGCACCTACGCCGGTCGTCCGGTGGAAGTGACCAGCGACCGTGGCCCGTCCCTGAACTGGCTGATCGATAAAGCCATGGCTCACGGTCTGTAA
- a CDS encoding polysaccharide deacetylase family protein, whose translation MRIALLLSACLLCLNAHAAPVDVASLDRSTWPEKLGSPALFDVASRAEILMFAHSLLASENQDEAALKQRLGLKIINLAAIDDLRRQLWQRLLENYTFAQQSCEEDASFCYLVESMDDLREQAGKFEVSENSFYIGWAGPSHVFHERYLDELLRKAALFPQISSEIARFGDHERNGDEFNDRLFLLTFDGGPAPVSGNTDWLTDYLRKQKMNATFFALGSSLQTRVERSSVADVQALYQGQCVGTQGWQYRSHSHWVDWQGSITRSASLAQNLMPENYVPLFRPPYGQRRADSQGFFQAQGLQVALWDIDSQDEPGKLKAEESAQRVLTLMLLWRKGVIVFHDTQDKARVALPILLQATAQSGLGWQDCREAFR comes from the coding sequence GTGCGAATAGCGCTTTTGTTGTCGGCTTGCTTGTTGTGCCTCAATGCCCACGCGGCGCCCGTGGATGTGGCCAGCCTGGACCGCAGCACCTGGCCGGAAAAACTCGGCAGCCCGGCGCTGTTCGATGTGGCCTCGCGCGCGGAAATCCTCATGTTCGCCCACAGCCTGCTGGCCAGCGAGAACCAGGACGAGGCCGCGCTCAAGCAGCGCCTGGGCCTGAAGATCATCAACCTGGCCGCCATCGATGACCTGCGCCGCCAGCTCTGGCAGCGTCTGCTGGAGAACTACACCTTCGCCCAGCAAAGCTGCGAGGAGGACGCCTCATTCTGCTACCTGGTCGAGAGCATGGACGACCTGCGCGAGCAGGCCGGCAAGTTCGAGGTCAGCGAAAACTCCTTCTATATAGGCTGGGCCGGCCCCAGCCATGTCTTCCACGAACGTTATCTGGACGAGTTGCTGCGCAAGGCCGCGCTGTTCCCGCAGATCAGCAGCGAAATCGCGCGCTTCGGCGACCATGAACGTAATGGCGACGAATTCAACGATCGCTTGTTCCTGCTCACGTTCGACGGCGGCCCGGCACCGGTCAGCGGCAACACCGATTGGCTCACCGACTATTTGCGCAAGCAGAAGATGAATGCGACGTTCTTTGCCCTCGGCAGCAGCCTGCAAACCCGTGTGGAGCGTAGTTCGGTCGCCGATGTGCAGGCGTTGTACCAAGGCCAGTGCGTCGGCACCCAGGGCTGGCAGTATCGCTCCCACAGCCATTGGGTGGATTGGCAGGGTTCGATTACCCGCAGCGCCTCGCTGGCGCAAAACCTGATGCCGGAAAACTACGTGCCGCTGTTCCGTCCGCCCTATGGCCAACGCCGTGCGGACAGCCAGGGCTTTTTCCAGGCACAGGGCCTGCAAGTGGCGTTGTGGGACATTGATTCCCAGGACGAACCGGGCAAGCTCAAGGCCGAAGAATCGGCGCAACGGGTGCTGACGTTGATGCTGCTGTGGCGCAAGGGTGTGATTGTTTTTCATGACACCCAGGACAAGGCACGGGTGGCGTTGCCGATCTTGTTGCAGGCGACGGCGCAGAGTGGTCTGGGTTGGCAGGACTGCCGAGAGGCGTTTCGCTGA
- the yaaA gene encoding peroxide stress protein YaaA gives MLMVISPAKTLDFETAPATQRFTLPQYLDHSQELIEQLRTFSPAQISELMHVSDKIGGLNAARFGSWTPAFTPANAKQALLAFKGDVYTGLNAETFSDADFSYAQDHLRMLSGLYGLLRPLDLMMPYRLEMGTKLPNARGKDLYAFWGTRISEWLNEALAEQGDDVLLNLASNEYFSAVKRTALNARIINTEFKDLKNGQYKIISFYAKKARGMMSRFVIEERINDPAKLKQFDVQGYRFNAEQSKPDNLVFLRDHAPE, from the coding sequence ATGCTGATGGTGATTTCCCCCGCCAAGACCCTCGATTTCGAGACCGCGCCAGCGACGCAGCGCTTTACCCTGCCGCAGTACCTGGACCACTCCCAGGAGCTGATCGAGCAACTGCGCACCTTCAGCCCGGCGCAAATCAGCGAACTGATGCACGTATCCGACAAAATCGGCGGCCTCAACGCCGCCCGCTTCGGCAGTTGGACCCCTGCCTTCACCCCCGCCAATGCCAAGCAGGCGTTGCTGGCGTTCAAAGGCGATGTGTACACCGGCTTGAATGCCGAAACCTTCAGCGATGCCGACTTCTCCTACGCCCAGGATCACTTGCGCATGCTCTCGGGCCTATACGGTCTGCTGCGGCCCTTGGACTTGATGATGCCGTACCGCCTGGAGATGGGCACCAAGCTGCCCAACGCCCGTGGCAAGGACCTGTACGCCTTCTGGGGCACGCGCATCAGCGAATGGCTCAACGAAGCGCTGGCCGAACAAGGCGACGACGTGCTGCTCAACCTGGCCTCCAACGAATACTTTTCGGCGGTCAAGCGCACTGCGTTGAATGCGCGAATCATCAATACCGAGTTCAAGGACCTGAAGAACGGCCAGTACAAGATCATCAGTTTCTACGCCAAGAAGGCGCGGGGCATGATGAGCCGCTTTGTGATCGAAGAGCGCATCAACGACCCGGCCAAGCTCAAGCAGTTTGACGTGCAGGGCTATCGCTTCAATGCCGAGCAGTCGAAGCCGGACAATTTGGTGTTCTTGCGCGATCACGCACCGGAATAA
- a CDS encoding PhoH family protein codes for MDDHGRNPSSDQPILYVLDTNVLIHDPNALLNFEEHHVAIPMIVLEELDKLKSGHHSVAAECRQAIRLIDKTLGEASPEDVEVGVPIQRGKSGPKGLLSILMSKRSEPNSLLPENLNDNKIINQLIDLHARDKDLRLVLVTKDINMRLKARACGIAAEDYSTDQLVDDVSMLSRGYHTVTGSFWDLVSKVETRQDHGRTWHQVQLIDNLPAVHINEFIIDEQGFVGWIKEIQVDKLLILDLHQEPLLHQEAWGLKPRDIYQSLALYALLDPDIHLVNLTGAAGSGKTILALAAAIEQTMVTKRYRRIIATRSVQGLDQEIGFLPGTEAEKMEPWLGAITDNLEALHMDDENTHGSVDYILSKVPLQFKSLNYIRGRSFQQSLILIDECQNLTPHQMKTIITRAGAGSKVVCLGNLAQIDTPYLSATSSGLTYLTERFKDFPNGVHIALQGVPRSILAEYAESHL; via the coding sequence ATGGATGATCATGGACGTAACCCTTCTTCCGACCAGCCAATCCTTTATGTGCTTGATACCAACGTACTGATTCACGATCCAAACGCACTGCTCAACTTCGAAGAACACCACGTCGCCATCCCGATGATCGTGCTTGAGGAGCTCGACAAACTCAAAAGCGGGCACCACAGCGTTGCCGCCGAATGCCGCCAGGCTATCCGCCTGATCGACAAGACATTGGGCGAAGCGTCGCCGGAGGACGTCGAAGTCGGCGTACCGATCCAGCGCGGCAAAAGCGGACCCAAGGGGTTGCTGTCGATTCTGATGAGCAAGCGCAGCGAGCCCAATAGCCTGCTGCCGGAAAATCTGAACGACAACAAAATCATCAACCAATTGATCGACCTGCATGCACGCGACAAGGACCTGCGCCTGGTGCTGGTGACCAAAGACATCAATATGCGCCTCAAGGCACGAGCGTGTGGGATCGCTGCCGAGGACTACAGCACCGACCAACTGGTCGACGACGTGTCGATGCTCTCCCGTGGGTATCACACGGTGACGGGCTCCTTCTGGGACCTGGTCAGCAAAGTCGAAACCCGTCAGGACCATGGCCGCACCTGGCACCAGGTGCAGTTGATCGACAACCTGCCGGCCGTGCACATCAACGAGTTCATCATCGACGAGCAGGGCTTCGTGGGCTGGATCAAAGAGATCCAGGTCGACAAGTTGCTGATCCTCGACCTGCATCAGGAACCCCTGTTGCACCAGGAAGCCTGGGGCCTGAAACCGCGTGATATCTACCAGAGCCTGGCGCTGTACGCGCTGCTCGACCCGGACATTCACCTGGTCAACCTGACCGGCGCCGCAGGCTCGGGGAAAACCATCCTCGCCCTGGCCGCCGCCATCGAGCAGACCATGGTGACCAAGCGCTATCGCCGCATCATCGCCACCCGCAGCGTGCAGGGCCTGGACCAGGAAATCGGTTTCCTGCCCGGCACCGAAGCGGAAAAAATGGAGCCGTGGCTGGGGGCGATCACCGACAACCTCGAAGCCTTGCACATGGATGACGAAAACACCCATGGCAGCGTCGACTACATCCTCAGCAAAGTGCCGTTGCAGTTCAAATCCCTCAACTACATCCGAGGTCGCAGCTTCCAGCAGAGCCTGATTTTGATCGATGAATGCCAGAACCTTACCCCGCACCAGATGAAAACCATCATCACCCGTGCCGGCGCCGGTTCCAAAGTGGTGTGCCTGGGGAACCTGGCACAGATCGACACCCCTTACCTGTCCGCGACCAGCTCCGGGCTGACGTACCTGACGGAACGCTTCAAAGACTTCCCGAACGGCGTGCACATTGCGCTGCAAGGGGTTCCACGTTCGATTCTGGCCGAATACGCCGAGTCTCACCTGTAA
- a CDS encoding nucleotide sugar dehydrogenase yields MRISIFGLGYVGAVCAGCLSARGHEVVGVDISKDKIDLINAGKSPIVEPGLGELLSQGIETGRLRGTTNFAEAIRDTDLSMICVGTPSKKNGDLELDYIEAVCREIGLVLRDKATRHTVVVRSTVLPGTVANVVIPILEDCSGKKAGVDFGVAVNPEFLRESTAIADYDLPPMTVIGEFDKASGDVLQSLYEELDAPIIRKDIAVAEMIKYTCNVWHATKVTFANEIGNIAKAVGVDGREVMEVVCQDKTLNLSQYYMRPGFAFGGSCLPKDVRALTYRASSLDVEAPLLNSLMRSNESQVQNAFDIVSSHDKRKVALLGLSFKAGTDDLRESPLVELAEMLIGKGYDLSIYDSNVEYARVHGANKDYIEGKIPHVSSLLNSDFDDVINNSDVIILGNRDEKFRALAQNAPHGKQVIDLVGFMSKATSTSGRTEGICW; encoded by the coding sequence ATGCGCATCAGCATATTTGGTCTCGGTTACGTTGGCGCAGTATGTGCCGGTTGCCTGTCTGCCCGCGGCCACGAAGTGGTTGGCGTAGACATCTCCAAGGACAAGATTGACCTGATCAATGCGGGCAAATCGCCAATCGTTGAACCAGGTCTGGGCGAGCTGTTGAGCCAGGGTATCGAAACTGGCCGACTGCGTGGCACCACCAACTTCGCCGAAGCCATCCGCGATACCGACCTGTCGATGATTTGCGTCGGTACGCCAAGCAAGAAAAACGGCGATCTGGAGCTGGACTACATCGAAGCGGTATGCCGCGAAATCGGTCTGGTCCTGCGTGACAAAGCCACCCGCCACACCGTGGTTGTGCGCAGCACCGTACTGCCGGGCACTGTGGCCAACGTGGTCATCCCGATCCTCGAAGACTGCTCCGGCAAAAAAGCCGGCGTCGACTTCGGCGTTGCAGTCAACCCGGAATTCCTGCGTGAATCCACCGCCATCGCCGACTACGACCTGCCACCGATGACCGTCATCGGCGAGTTCGACAAAGCCTCAGGCGATGTCCTGCAGTCGCTGTACGAAGAACTCGACGCACCGATCATCCGCAAGGACATCGCCGTTGCCGAGATGATCAAGTACACCTGCAACGTGTGGCACGCCACCAAAGTGACCTTCGCCAACGAGATCGGCAACATTGCCAAGGCCGTCGGCGTCGACGGTCGCGAAGTGATGGAAGTGGTCTGCCAGGACAAGACCCTCAACCTGTCCCAGTACTACATGCGCCCAGGCTTCGCCTTCGGTGGTTCGTGCCTGCCTAAAGACGTGCGCGCCCTCACCTACCGCGCCAGCTCCCTGGACGTGGAAGCGCCGCTGCTCAACTCGCTGATGCGCAGCAACGAGTCCCAGGTACAGAACGCCTTCGACATCGTCTCCAGCCACGACAAACGCAAAGTCGCACTGCTGGGCCTGAGCTTCAAGGCCGGCACCGATGACCTGCGCGAAAGCCCGCTGGTCGAGCTGGCCGAAATGCTGATCGGCAAGGGCTACGACCTGAGCATCTACGACAGCAACGTCGAGTACGCCCGTGTCCACGGCGCGAACAAAGACTACATCGAAGGCAAGATCCCGCACGTGTCGTCCCTGCTCAACTCGGACTTCGACGACGTGATCAACAACTCCGACGTGATCATCCTGGGCAACCGCGATGAGAAGTTCCGTGCCCTGGCGCAGAACGCACCACACGGCAAGCAAGTGATCGACCTGGTGGGCTTCATGTCCAAGGCCACCAGCACGAGCGGTCGTACCGAAGGCATTTGCTGGTAA
- the alg8 gene encoding mannuronan synthase has protein sequence MSKLKHVLLQSAGWLFFLSLLMGLALLLPASTFDSESKNFIFLIGAVGIWRYSMGATHFFRGMLFLYVVYPHLRRKVRKLGKAADPSHVFLMVTSFRIDALTTAQVYSSVIREAIECGFPTTVVCSLVEMSDELLVKSLWERMNPPEHVKLDFVRIAGTGKRDGLAFGFRAISRHLPDERAVVAVIDGDTVLAEGVVRKTVPWFQLFGNVGGLTTNEFCEVRGGYIMSEWHKLRFAQRHINMCSMALSKRVLTMTGRMSVFRANVVTDPGFIADVESDSLQHWRLGRFKFLTGDDKSSWFSLMRLGYDTFYVPDAAIHTVEHPPEKSFIKASRKLMFRWYGNNLRQNSRALGLGMRRLGLFTSIVLFDQRVSMWTSLLGLTVAIIATFKYGGAFILAYLLWIGITRLILTLLLSCSGHKIGPAYPVILYYNQIMGALVKIYVFFRLDQQSWTRQDTKLTRDLASFQRWFNTWSSRTMTFSAGSIFVAVLLMMV, from the coding sequence ATGTCCAAGTTAAAACACGTACTGCTCCAATCCGCCGGCTGGCTGTTCTTTCTGAGCCTGCTGATGGGACTCGCCCTGCTTTTGCCGGCGAGTACGTTCGACTCCGAGTCGAAGAATTTTATTTTCCTGATTGGCGCCGTCGGTATCTGGCGCTACTCGATGGGTGCTACGCATTTCTTTCGCGGCATGCTGTTCCTGTACGTGGTCTACCCGCACCTGCGCCGTAAAGTGCGCAAGCTGGGCAAGGCCGCCGACCCGTCCCATGTGTTCCTGATGGTCACCAGCTTCCGTATCGACGCGCTGACCACTGCGCAGGTGTACAGCTCGGTGATCCGTGAAGCCATCGAATGCGGCTTCCCCACCACCGTGGTCTGCTCGCTGGTGGAAATGTCCGATGAGCTGCTGGTGAAAAGCCTGTGGGAACGCATGAATCCGCCGGAGCATGTGAAGCTCGATTTCGTGCGTATCGCCGGTACCGGCAAGCGCGACGGCCTGGCCTTCGGTTTCCGCGCCATCTCCCGCCACCTGCCGGATGAACGCGCGGTGGTTGCGGTGATCGATGGCGACACCGTGCTCGCCGAAGGCGTGGTACGCAAGACCGTGCCGTGGTTCCAGCTGTTCGGCAATGTCGGCGGCCTGACCACCAACGAGTTCTGCGAAGTGCGCGGCGGCTACATCATGAGCGAGTGGCACAAGCTGCGCTTCGCCCAGCGCCACATCAACATGTGCTCCATGGCCCTGTCCAAGCGCGTACTGACCATGACCGGTCGCATGTCGGTGTTCCGCGCCAACGTGGTGACCGACCCGGGCTTTATCGCCGACGTGGAAAGCGACTCGCTGCAACACTGGCGCCTGGGCCGCTTCAAGTTTCTCACCGGTGACGACAAGTCCAGTTGGTTCAGCCTGATGCGCCTGGGCTACGACACCTTCTACGTGCCGGACGCGGCGATCCACACCGTGGAACACCCGCCGGAAAAGAGCTTCATCAAGGCCAGCCGCAAGCTGATGTTCCGCTGGTACGGCAACAACCTGCGCCAGAACTCCCGTGCCCTGGGCCTGGGTATGCGTCGGTTGGGCCTGTTCACCAGCATCGTGTTGTTCGACCAGCGCGTATCGATGTGGACCTCCCTGCTCGGCCTGACCGTGGCAATCATCGCCACCTTCAAGTACGGCGGCGCGTTCATCCTCGCGTACCTGCTGTGGATCGGCATCACCCGCCTGATTCTGACCCTGCTGCTGTCGTGCTCCGGTCACAAGATCGGCCCGGCGTACCCGGTGATTCTCTATTACAACCAGATCATGGGCGCGCTGGTGAAGATCTACGTGTTCTTCCGCCTTGATCAACAGTCCTGGACCCGCCAGGACACCAAACTGACCCGCGATTTGGCCAGCTTTCAACGTTGGTTCAACACCTGGTCGTCTCGGACCATGACCTTCTCAGCCGGCAGCATCTTCGTTGCCGTGTTGCTGATGATGGTCTGA
- the moaE gene encoding molybdopterin synthase catalytic subunit MoaE has translation MAIRVQAEPFDPGAEVNAMHAANVGVGAVVSFVGYVRDFNDGRDVSGMFLEHYPGMTEKALLKIAVEAEQRWPLLKLEVLHRVGALEPGEPIVFVAAASAHRQAAFDACAFVMDYLKTRAPFWKKENTSEGPRWVEGRSSDHAAADRWK, from the coding sequence ATGGCCATTCGTGTACAGGCTGAGCCGTTCGACCCCGGCGCCGAAGTCAACGCGATGCATGCGGCCAATGTCGGCGTGGGCGCGGTAGTGAGTTTTGTCGGCTATGTGCGCGACTTCAACGATGGCCGCGACGTGTCGGGAATGTTCCTTGAACACTACCCCGGCATGACCGAGAAAGCCTTGCTCAAGATCGCCGTGGAGGCCGAGCAGCGCTGGCCGTTGCTCAAGCTGGAGGTGCTGCACCGTGTGGGCGCGCTGGAACCGGGTGAGCCGATTGTGTTCGTCGCGGCAGCCAGCGCCCATCGCCAGGCTGCATTTGATGCCTGTGCGTTTGTGATGGATTACTTGAAGACGCGGGCGCCGTTTTGGAAGAAGGAAAATACCAGTGAGGGGCCGCGTTGGGTGGAAGGGCGCAGTAGCGACCACGCCGCTGCAGACCGCTGGAAGTAG
- the algK gene encoding alginate biosynthesis TPR repeat lipoprotein AlgK, whose product MHQLTGPLREQARSHMGTVALLAVAVSLAGCAGLPDQRLANEALKRGDTVTAQQNYQQLADLGYSEAQVGLADIQVGTRDPAQIKQAEATYRAAADTSPRAQARLGRLLVAKPGSTEAEHHEAEGLLKKAFANGEGNTLIPLAMLYLQYPHSFPNVNAQQQISKWQAAGYPEAGLAQVLLYRTQDTYDQHLDDVERICKAALNTTDICYVELATVYQKKAEPEKQAELLKQMEAGYSRGTVTAQRVDSVARVLGDASLGKTDEKTAQALLEKIAPGYPASWVSLAQLLYDFPELGDVDQMMKYLDNGRAADQPRAELLLGKLYYEGKWVPADAKAAEAHFEKAVGKEVAADYYLGQIYRRGYLGKVYPQKALDHLLTAARNGQNSADFAIAQLFSQGKGTKPDPLNAYVFSQLAKAQDTPEANDLATQLETPLTPEQRAQGQRLVQQELAARGTLAQSTLQLHALEEEDGEESL is encoded by the coding sequence ATGCATCAACTGACAGGGCCCCTTCGCGAGCAAGCCCGCTCCCACATGGGAACTGTAGCGTTGCTAGCTGTTGCGGTCAGCCTGGCCGGTTGCGCCGGCCTGCCCGACCAACGCCTGGCTAACGAAGCTTTGAAACGTGGCGACACCGTCACCGCGCAGCAGAATTACCAGCAGCTGGCAGACCTGGGTTACAGCGAGGCCCAGGTGGGCCTGGCCGACATCCAGGTAGGCACCCGCGATCCGGCGCAAATCAAACAGGCTGAAGCCACCTACCGTGCGGCGGCGGACACCTCGCCACGCGCCCAGGCCCGTCTTGGTCGCCTGCTGGTGGCCAAGCCTGGCAGCACCGAAGCCGAACACCATGAAGCCGAAGGCCTGCTGAAAAAAGCCTTTGCCAATGGCGAAGGCAACACCCTGATCCCGCTGGCGATGCTGTACCTGCAATACCCGCACAGCTTCCCGAACGTGAATGCCCAGCAGCAGATCAGCAAGTGGCAGGCCGCCGGTTATCCGGAAGCCGGCCTGGCCCAAGTGCTGCTGTATCGCACCCAGGACACCTACGACCAGCATCTGGATGATGTGGAGCGCATCTGTAAAGCCGCGCTGAACACCACCGATATCTGCTACGTCGAGCTGGCCACGGTCTACCAGAAAAAAGCCGAGCCAGAGAAACAGGCCGAGCTGCTCAAGCAGATGGAAGCCGGCTACAGCCGTGGCACCGTTACCGCACAACGTGTTGATAGCGTGGCACGCGTGCTGGGCGACGCTTCGCTGGGCAAGACGGATGAAAAAACCGCCCAGGCCCTGCTGGAAAAAATCGCACCTGGCTACCCGGCATCGTGGGTCAGCCTGGCGCAACTGCTCTACGACTTCCCCGAACTGGGCGACGTCGACCAGATGATGAAGTACCTGGACAACGGCCGCGCCGCCGACCAACCGCGCGCCGAGCTGTTGCTGGGCAAGCTCTACTACGAAGGCAAATGGGTGCCGGCCGACGCCAAGGCCGCTGAAGCCCACTTCGAAAAAGCCGTGGGCAAGGAAGTGGCCGCCGATTACTACCTCGGCCAGATCTATCGCCGTGGCTACCTGGGCAAGGTCTACCCGCAAAAAGCCCTGGACCACTTGCTGACCGCTGCACGCAACGGCCAGAACAGCGCCGATTTCGCCATCGCCCAGTTGTTTTCCCAAGGCAAGGGCACCAAGCCCGACCCGTTGAATGCCTATGTCTTCAGCCAATTGGCTAAAGCCCAGGACACGCCAGAGGCCAATGACTTGGCCACGCAGCTCGAAACCCCGCTCACTCCGGAGCAACGCGCCCAAGGCCAACGCCTGGTGCAACAGGAACTGGCCGCCCGCGGCACCCTGGCCCAGAGCACGCTGCAACTGCACGCCCTGGAAGAAGAAGACGGCGAGGAATCCCTATGA